ACCCCCATCATGGGCGGTCAGCAGAACTTTATGTCTCCACAAATAGATGCAGGAAATGCCATGTTTACACCAGCACAGCAGCAATTGAATCAGCAGGTCGATCAAGCTGCTTCTGCAATGGGTaatcttcaattgaacAATCAGGCTCAACAAATGCAACAACCAATTATGGATCCTAATGCCATGTATCAACAAAATATCCCAATGCAACAGCCTTCTAAGCCTATGAATCAACTGTACCCAGTGGATCTATTGACTGAATTGCCTCCTCCTATCCATGATTTGAGTTTGCCTCCTCCTCCATTGATGGTTGCACCGGAAAAGATGGTCGTTCCTTCTGAATTGGCTAACGCATCTCCGGCCTATGTCAGATCCACTTTAAATGCAATGCCTAAGACTAATActttgttgaagaaatcgAAATTACCCCTAGCCTTGGTTATCAGACCATACCAACATTTACAAGATAACATCAACCCACCTCCATTGAATGAAGATGGACTAGTCGTCCGTTGTCGTCGTTGTCGTTCTTACATGAATCCATTCGTTACTTTCATCGAACAAGGAAGAAGATGGAGGTGTAATTTCTGTAGATTAGCTAACGATGTTCCAATGCAATTTGACCAATCCATTGAAGGTGTCCCAGCTAATCGTTACGAAAGAAATGAAGTTAAATATTCCGTTATGGAATACCTAGCTCCAAAAGAATATACCATTAGACAACCTCCACCATCTACATACTGTTTCATATTGGATGTTTCTCAAAATGCCATTAAGAACGGTTTATTAGCCACTACAACAAGAACTGTACTAGAATCCCTAGAGTTCTTACCAAATCATGACGGTAGAACCAGAGTTTCTATCTTATGTGTCGACAATGCAATCCACtatttcaatattccaTTGGATGAAGATTCTGATAACATTCAAATGATGGATGTTTGTGATATCGACGAACCTTTCTTACCAAGACCAAATTCGATGGTTGTGCCATTGAATTCATGCAGAAagaatttagaaaaattattaatgCAAATTCctgaaattttccaattcaatGTCATCACAAAATTCGCATTAGGTCCTTCATTAAAATCCGCATACAACTTAATCAGTGGAACCGGTGGTAAGATCATCGTTGTATCATCTACTCTACCAAGTGTTGGTCTTGGTAAATTacaaaagagaaatgaAGCTGGTGTTGTCAATACACCAAAGGAATCAGCACAATTATTATCTTGTCAAGATGGTTtctataaaaattttacaatcGATTGTAGCAAAGCTCAAATCACTGTTGATATGTTCTTAGCAAGTGATGATTACGTCGATGTTGCATCTTTATCTAATTTGGGTCGTTACACAGGTGGTCAAACACATTTCTACCCAGGATTTTCTGCCACTAAATTTTCAGATGTTACCAAATTCACtaaagaattttcaaaacatATCTCCATGGATCTTTCTACAGAAACTGTCATGAGGGCTCGTGGTTCCACTGGTATTAGAATGAACGCCTTCTATGGtcatttcttcaatagatCTTCCGATCTTTGTGCATTTTCTACAATGCCAAGAGATCAGTCCTACGTTTTTGAAATGACACttgatgataatataatGACCGATTACTGTTACGTTCAAATT
This is a stretch of genomic DNA from Kazachstania africana CBS 2517 chromosome 8, complete genome. It encodes these proteins:
- the SFB2 gene encoding COPII subunit SFB2 (similar to Saccharomyces cerevisiae SEC24 (YIL109C) and SFB2 (YNL049C); ancestral locus Anc_2.262), translated to MSHNKRRVYPQAQFQYAQGAVPTQQPNAMLNQGPMTPIMGGQQNFMSPQIDAGNAMFTPAQQQLNQQVDQAASAMGNLQLNNQAQQMQQPIMDPNAMYQQNIPMQQPSKPMNQLYPVDLLTELPPPIHDLSLPPPPLMVAPEKMVVPSELANASPAYVRSTLNAMPKTNTLLKKSKLPLALVIRPYQHLQDNINPPPLNEDGLVVRCRRCRSYMNPFVTFIEQGRRWRCNFCRLANDVPMQFDQSIEGVPANRYERNEVKYSVMEYLAPKEYTIRQPPPSTYCFILDVSQNAIKNGLLATTTRTVLESLEFLPNHDGRTRVSILCVDNAIHYFNIPLDEDSDNIQMMDVCDIDEPFLPRPNSMVVPLNSCRKNLEKLLMQIPEIFQFNVITKFALGPSLKSAYNLISGTGGKIIVVSSTLPSVGLGKLQKRNEAGVVNTPKESAQLLSCQDGFYKNFTIDCSKAQITVDMFLASDDYVDVASLSNLGRYTGGQTHFYPGFSATKFSDVTKFTKEFSKHISMDLSTETVMRARGSTGIRMNAFYGHFFNRSSDLCAFSTMPRDQSYVFEMTLDDNIMTDYCYVQIAVLLSLNTSQRRIRVITLAMPTTDSISEVYASADQLAMTAYYTQKAVNKAMNSSLEEARELINRSILDTLATYKKEIVVSNVAGGVPLRLCANLRMFPLLMHSLSKHMAFRAGVVPSDHRASALNFLESAPMDYLIKNIYSKVYSLHDMADEAGLPDENGNIVLPEPLNASSSLFERYGLYLVDNGTELFLWLGGDAVQELVTDVFGTSDIFQVPIGKTELPVIENSEFNERIRNIISKVREHADVITYQSLYIVRGASLSEPVNHASAREVATLRLWATSSLVEDKILTSESYREFLQNMKLKISK